In Heyndrickxia vini, the sequence TGTTTTGACATTCGGATATTTTTTTCAAAATCAAATTTTTGATATAAAAAATCAAAAACGGCCAAAAATAAAAGGGCAATGGATGCGGCTAAACCCATTTGTAATGCTAAGTTGATAATTATCTTAACGGCATCCCCAACAGATTTATATGATAATCCTAATACTTCATCAATCCGAGTCCATAGAACGATAAATGTAACCACACCGACAAATAAAATTTTCAGTATAGACTTAAGCAATTCAACGATTGCCCTCATTGAGAAGATTCGTTTAAAACCTTTAATTGGATCAAGCTTTTCTAATTTAGGTGTTATACTTTCCGGTGAAAATAATAATCCAATTTGTGCAAAATTAGAAACGATTGCTGCTATAAAAGCTACAAGTAGAATCGGACCTAATATAATGGCCGTTTCCTTTAAAACTTCAACAACAAGCACACGAAAATTATTTTCAGTTAAATCTGCTAACAATACATGTTGAAAAGAAGAACGGAAAAAATTTAAAATATGATTTCCAATAAATGATGAACCAAATAACAAAAATAAAAATACTGCCAAAAGTCCTACCGCTGTATTAATGTCTTGACTTTTAGCCGTTTGTCCCTTTTT encodes:
- the flhB gene encoding flagellar biosynthesis protein FlhB; this encodes MKLISLDLQFFSGEKTEKATPKKRQDAKKKGQTAKSQDINTAVGLLAVFLFLLFGSSFIGNHILNFFRSSFQHVLLADLTENNFRVLVVEVLKETAIILGPILLVAFIAAIVSNFAQIGLLFSPESITPKLEKLDPIKGFKRIFSMRAIVELLKSILKILFVGVVTFIVLWTRIDEVLGLSYKSVGDAVKIIINLALQMGLAASIALLFLAVFDFLYQKFDFEKNIRMSKQDIKDEYKNSEGDPLIKSKIKQRQREMAMRRMMQEVPKADVIITNPTHFAICLKYDEDKQDAPYVIAKGVDFVAEKIKKIGKEHEIIMVENRPLARALYDQTEIGDAIPEEFFKVVAEILAYVYRIKNKI